In Ascaphus truei isolate aAscTru1 chromosome 5, aAscTru1.hap1, whole genome shotgun sequence, one genomic interval encodes:
- the NIPAL4 gene encoding LOW QUALITY PROTEIN: magnesium transporter NIPA4 (The sequence of the model RefSeq protein was modified relative to this genomic sequence to represent the inferred CDS: inserted 1 base in 1 codon) → MXSSVLIGSSIILKKKGLLRLCQQGGTRAGAGGHGYLKDWMWWAGLLTMGGGEVANFAAYAFAPATVVTPLGALSVLISAVLSSYLLGQHLNLLGKLGCTLSVLGSTVMVIHSPEEQEVTTLVDMSSKLQDPGFIAYISFLLIFCLILIFLLSPRYGHTNILVFLAICSLLGAFSVSSVKGLGIAVKGLLTGQPVLQHPLPWILILILVISVTTQVNYLNKSLDVFNTSLVFPIYYVLFTSVVIATSLILFKEWVSMSPLDGMGAVCGFLIIIVGVFMLHAFKDLDISLKSLQQQLQSHQPPPPLKTSRMEDKMILLDHMETESMDNKPKVFVIYT, encoded by the exons ATGT CCAGCGTCCTCATCGGCAGCAGCATCATCCTGAAAAAGAAAGGACTTCTGCGTCTGTGCCAGCAGGGAGGGACCCGTGCag GTGCCGGGGGACATGGGTATTTGAAAGACTGGATGTGGTGGGCTGGCCTCTTAACGA TGGGAGGAGGTGAAGTGGCCAACTTTGCTGCTTATGCTTTTGCACCAGCCACAGTGGTCACTCCTCTGGGGGCTCTGAGTGTCCTCATCAG TGCTGTGCTGTCCTCTTACCTCCTGGGGCAACATCTGAACCTCTTGGGGAAGTTGGGGTGTACGCTCAGTGTGCTGGGAAGCACTGTGATGGTGATCCACTCCCCTGAGGAACAAGAGGTGACCACTTTAGTAGACATGTCGTCCAAGCTCCAAGATCCTG GATTCATAGCCTACATAAGTTTCCTGCTCATCTTCTGCCTGATCCTCATCTTCCTACTTTCCCCACGCTACGGCCACACCAACATCCTGGTCTTCCTGGCTATTTGCTCTCTCCTGGGCGCCTTCTCTGTGTCTTCCGTAAAGGGTTTAGGTATTGCTGTGAAGGGCCTTCTCACAGGGCAACCTGTTTTGCAGCATCCCCTGCCCTGGATTCTAATCCTTATCCTGGTTATATCTGTAACCACCCAAGTTAACTACCTCAACAAGTCCCTGGATGTGTTTAACACCTCGCTTGTGTTCCCCATCTACTACGTTCTGTTTACTAGCGTGGTGATTGCTACGTCTCTTATCCTCTTCAAGGAGTGGGTGTCCATGTCCCCATTGGATGGGATGGGAGCAGTCTGTGGGTTCCTCATTATTATCGTGGGGGTCTTCATGCTCCATGCTTTCAAGGACCTTGACATCAGCCTGAAGAGCCTTCAGCAACAGCTGCAGAGCCATCAGCCCCCACCACCTTTGAAAACCTCAAGGATGGAGGACAAAATGATTTTATTAGATCACATGGAAACAGAGAGCATGGACAATAAACCCAAAGTATTTGTCATCTACACATAG